The Streptomonospora litoralis genome window below encodes:
- a CDS encoding SseB family protein, giving the protein MSNSDATPQNSEPESGAQSADFPVNEVEQALQEALDQSGEQSSPDPGPVSAFITALREGQVWVPLPQGSGTQDDGSVALPTLELEGSPFIPAFTSEQQLGLRSAELPYTVLATRELAEAMPDGVGLALNPGNSASVPIYPDTVSVLSQ; this is encoded by the coding sequence ATGAGCAACAGCGACGCCACCCCGCAGAACAGCGAGCCCGAGTCCGGCGCGCAGTCCGCGGATTTCCCCGTCAACGAGGTCGAGCAGGCGCTGCAGGAGGCGCTGGACCAGTCCGGCGAGCAGTCCTCCCCCGATCCGGGGCCCGTCAGCGCCTTCATCACCGCGCTGCGTGAGGGCCAGGTGTGGGTTCCGCTGCCGCAGGGGTCGGGCACGCAGGACGACGGCTCGGTCGCGCTGCCCACCCTGGAGCTGGAGGGATCGCCGTTCATCCCGGCCTTCACCTCCGAGCAGCAGCTCGGGCTGCGCAGCGCCGAACTGCCTTACACGGTGCTGGCCACCCGGGAGCTGGCCGAGGCGATGCCGGACGGTGTGGGGCTGGCGCTCAACCCCGGCAATTCGGCGAGCGTGCCGATCTACCCGGACACCGTCTCCGTCCTGTCCCAGTGA
- a CDS encoding ABC transporter permease, protein MIEPRTRTADLFTPAPGAAPVHRMVAAQAGMELRIMLRNGEQLLLTMVIPLLLLVGFSATPVLDLGPGPRVGFLAPGVLALAVLSTAFTGQAIGTGFERRYGVLKRLGATPLPRGGLLAAKTLAVLGVQSVQFALICATAAALGWRPHLGAASALYALLLVLLATACFSALALLMAGTLRAEATLAAANLVYVVLLGLGGVVFPADRLPEVLRPVTEALPITALTSGLRTVLAEGAAPPLWPVAVLAAWAAIAALLASRFFRWE, encoded by the coding sequence ATGATCGAACCACGCACCCGCACCGCCGACCTGTTCACGCCCGCACCCGGGGCCGCGCCCGTGCACCGGATGGTGGCCGCGCAGGCGGGCATGGAGCTGCGCATCATGCTGCGCAACGGCGAGCAGCTGCTGCTGACCATGGTGATTCCGCTCCTGCTGCTGGTGGGCTTCAGCGCGACCCCGGTGCTCGATCTGGGGCCGGGGCCGCGGGTGGGCTTCCTGGCGCCCGGAGTGCTGGCGCTGGCCGTACTCTCCACGGCTTTCACCGGCCAGGCCATCGGCACCGGGTTCGAGCGGCGCTACGGGGTCCTGAAGCGGCTGGGCGCCACCCCGCTGCCGCGCGGCGGCCTGCTCGCCGCCAAGACGCTGGCCGTGCTGGGTGTGCAGTCGGTGCAGTTCGCGCTCATCTGCGCGACCGCGGCGGCTCTGGGCTGGCGACCGCACCTCGGTGCCGCGTCCGCGCTCTACGCGCTGCTGCTGGTGCTGCTGGCCACGGCCTGCTTCAGCGCGCTGGCGCTGCTGATGGCCGGCACCCTGCGGGCCGAAGCCACCCTGGCCGCCGCCAACCTGGTCTACGTGGTGCTGCTGGGGCTGGGCGGGGTGGTCTTCCCCGCCGACCGCCTGCCCGAGGTCCTGCGCCCGGTGACCGAGGCGCTGCCCATCACCGCCCTGACCAGCGGTCTGCGCACCGTCCTCGCCGAGGGCGCGGCACCGCCGCTGTGGCCCGTGGCGGTGCTGGCGGCCTGGGCCGCGATCGCCGCGCTACTGGCGAGCCGGTTCTTCCGCTGGGAATGA
- the sufD gene encoding Fe-S cluster assembly protein SufD, with protein sequence MASPNLGIREHSHGGDVPISRLDVHGSFESANFPVPNGREEEWRFTPLRRLRGLHQGREIADGTVTVEVSGPEGAVVERVGRDDSRLGTSFLPNDRVSALAWESFTDFNPATVVTVPKDTELDETVFVKVTGTEHGDAYGHILVRAEPHSSATVVLEYAGSAVYADNVEFVVEDGASLTVISLQDWDDDAVQVSHHYTTVNRDARFRSFVVTLGGDLVRLSPSVRYKGTGGDAELHGLYFTGEGQHHEHRSLIDHNESNTRSRVEYKGALSGEDAHAVWIGDVIIGEGTSGTDSYEHNRNLVLTDGTRVDSVPNLEIFTGEVEGAGHASASGRLDDIHLFYLQSRGVPADEARRLVIRGYFQELIGRIEIPELRDRIMDEVEEKLALHE encoded by the coding sequence ATGGCCAGCCCCAATCTCGGAATCCGGGAGCACTCCCACGGCGGAGACGTCCCCATCTCCCGTCTGGACGTGCACGGGTCGTTCGAATCCGCGAACTTCCCCGTGCCCAACGGACGCGAGGAGGAGTGGCGCTTCACTCCGCTGCGCCGCCTGCGCGGCCTGCACCAGGGCCGTGAGATCGCCGACGGCACGGTCACCGTCGAGGTCTCCGGCCCTGAGGGGGCCGTCGTCGAACGCGTCGGACGCGACGACTCCCGGCTCGGCACGTCGTTCCTGCCCAACGACCGCGTCAGCGCCCTGGCCTGGGAGAGCTTCACCGACTTCAACCCGGCCACGGTCGTGACCGTGCCCAAGGACACCGAGCTGGACGAGACGGTGTTCGTGAAGGTCACCGGCACCGAGCACGGCGACGCCTACGGCCACATCCTGGTCCGCGCGGAGCCGCACTCCTCGGCGACCGTCGTGCTGGAGTACGCCGGGTCGGCCGTCTACGCCGACAACGTCGAGTTCGTCGTCGAGGACGGCGCCTCGCTGACGGTGATCAGCCTGCAGGACTGGGACGACGACGCCGTCCAGGTTTCCCACCACTACACCACGGTGAACCGCGACGCCCGCTTCCGCAGCTTCGTGGTCACCCTCGGCGGCGACCTGGTGCGGCTGTCGCCCAGCGTGCGCTACAAGGGCACCGGCGGCGACGCCGAGCTGCACGGCCTGTACTTCACCGGCGAGGGCCAGCACCACGAGCACCGCTCGCTGATCGACCACAACGAGTCCAACACCCGCAGCCGCGTCGAGTACAAGGGCGCGCTCAGCGGGGAGGACGCCCACGCGGTGTGGATCGGCGACGTCATCATCGGCGAGGGCACCTCCGGCACCGACTCCTACGAGCACAACCGCAACCTGGTGCTGACCGACGGCACCCGGGTCGACTCCGTGCCCAACCTGGAGATCTTCACCGGAGAGGTCGAGGGCGCCGGCCACGCCAGCGCCAGCGGCCGGCTCGACGACATCCACCTGTTCTACCTGCAGTCGCGCGGCGTTCCCGCCGACGAGGCCCGGCGCCTGGTCATCCGCGGGTACTTCCAGGAGCTCATCGGCCGCATCGAGATCCCCGAGCTGCGCGACCGCATCATGGACGAGGTCGAGGAGAAGCTGGCCCTCCATGAGTGA
- a CDS encoding helix-turn-helix transcriptional regulator codes for MKNVGNRQQAEADAATGAAAVAHGPERGAENGTRARVARLILEHGPITAATLGERLGLTPAAIRRHLDNLMSEGMVEARDSRTRGRRGRGRPARLFAITEAGRDAFVHGYDDLAASALRFLAEKAGSQAVAEFARRQVADLERRYRPMLAAAPPQQRIRLLAEALSNDGYAASAGEAPAPGGGDQLCQHHCPVAHVATEFPELCEAEVEVFERLLGTPVRRLATIAHGDGVCTTHVTPRDITAADPRPAGDRAPSRTDEKRPARPRAKEGRAAPEAGRLSPGGSA; via the coding sequence GTGAAAAACGTGGGGAACCGTCAGCAGGCCGAGGCCGACGCCGCAACCGGCGCCGCCGCGGTCGCGCACGGCCCCGAGCGGGGCGCCGAGAACGGCACGCGCGCCCGCGTCGCGCGGCTGATCCTCGAACACGGGCCCATCACCGCCGCCACTCTGGGCGAGCGGTTGGGCCTCACCCCGGCGGCCATCCGCCGCCATCTCGACAACCTGATGAGCGAGGGCATGGTCGAGGCCCGCGACTCCCGTACCCGCGGGCGTCGCGGACGCGGCCGCCCGGCGCGGCTGTTCGCCATCACCGAAGCCGGGCGCGACGCCTTCGTGCACGGCTACGACGATCTCGCCGCCAGCGCACTGCGGTTCCTCGCCGAGAAGGCCGGATCCCAGGCCGTGGCCGAGTTCGCCCGGCGCCAGGTCGCCGACCTGGAGCGGCGCTACCGCCCGATGCTGGCGGCCGCACCGCCCCAGCAGCGCATCCGGCTGCTGGCCGAGGCGCTGTCCAACGACGGCTACGCGGCCTCGGCGGGCGAGGCCCCGGCTCCGGGCGGCGGCGACCAGCTGTGCCAGCACCACTGCCCGGTGGCCCACGTCGCCACGGAGTTCCCCGAGCTGTGCGAGGCCGAGGTCGAGGTCTTCGAGCGGCTGCTGGGGACCCCGGTGCGGCGGTTGGCCACCATCGCCCACGGCGACGGCGTGTGCACCACACACGTCACCCCGCGCGACATCACCGCGGCCGATCCCCGTCCCGCCGGGGACCGGGCGCCGTCGCGCACCGATGAGAAGAGGCCCGCCCGTCCTCGGGCGAAGGAGGGACGGGCCGCACCAGAAGCAGGACGTCTGAGTCCAGGAGGATCCGCGTAA
- a CDS encoding SGNH/GDSL hydrolase family protein — MTDLETNPAEGDQAQRPAAIRSYVAIGDSLTEGLEDLSPQGEYRGFADRLAEHLGGAAPGFRYANLAVRGRRMRHIFGEQLDQTLGFAPDLVTVHAGGNDVLRPNTDLDDLAAEFETGIARLREAGIRVVILSGHDTGWIPFLRVYRGRIAVFSMHLRAVAERTASDIVDLWSMGALNDPRAWSVDRLHFNAAGHRIVAARIAELLGVPMGPSETWSRPWDTPPERLPRILRRRENWRWAREHLVPWLSRRALGRSSGDGRRPKRPELTELAPAPEPAEAADEAGSEYSAGAGRADGPSIGDGAARRPAPSNSRVRQIRRG; from the coding sequence GTGACTGACCTGGAGACGAATCCCGCCGAGGGCGATCAGGCGCAGCGGCCCGCAGCCATCCGCTCCTACGTGGCCATCGGAGACAGCCTGACCGAGGGGCTCGAAGACCTCTCGCCCCAGGGAGAGTACCGCGGGTTCGCCGACCGCCTGGCCGAGCACCTGGGCGGCGCTGCGCCCGGGTTCCGCTACGCCAATCTGGCCGTGCGCGGCCGCCGCATGCGGCACATCTTCGGCGAGCAGCTGGACCAGACCCTGGGATTCGCGCCGGATCTGGTCACCGTTCACGCGGGCGGCAACGACGTGCTGCGGCCCAACACCGACCTCGACGATCTGGCCGCGGAGTTCGAGACCGGCATTGCGCGGCTGCGCGAGGCCGGGATACGCGTGGTGATCCTCTCCGGCCACGACACCGGCTGGATCCCGTTCCTGCGGGTCTACCGCGGCCGGATCGCCGTGTTCAGCATGCACCTGCGCGCCGTCGCCGAACGCACCGCCAGCGACATCGTCGATCTGTGGTCCATGGGCGCCCTCAACGACCCCCGCGCCTGGAGTGTGGACCGCCTGCACTTCAACGCCGCGGGCCACCGCATCGTCGCCGCGCGGATCGCCGAACTGCTGGGCGTGCCGATGGGGCCCTCCGAGACCTGGTCGCGTCCGTGGGACACTCCGCCCGAGCGGCTGCCGCGCATCCTGCGCCGCCGTGAGAACTGGCGATGGGCCCGCGAGCACCTCGTGCCGTGGCTGAGCCGGCGCGCCCTGGGCCGCTCCTCGGGCGACGGGCGCCGGCCCAAGCGCCCGGAGCTGACCGAGCTGGCGCCCGCCCCCGAACCCGCCGAAGCGGCGGACGAGGCCGGCAGCGAGTACTCCGCGGGAGCCGGCCGCGCCGACGGCCCCTCCATCGGCGACGGCGCCGCCCGCCGCCCGGCACCGTCGAACAGCCGCGTCCGCCAGATCCGCCGGGGCTGA
- a CDS encoding zinc-ribbon domain-containing protein — MFILFGFGTKQQRLGPGEHRTCPRCGNATQWVRMREFKQFTLFFVPVVRWNRRQFEMCGICGAAVEV; from the coding sequence GTGTTCATCCTCTTCGGATTCGGTACGAAACAGCAGCGCCTCGGCCCCGGGGAGCACCGGACCTGCCCCCGGTGCGGCAACGCCACGCAGTGGGTGCGGATGCGGGAGTTCAAGCAGTTCACGCTGTTCTTCGTCCCGGTCGTACGGTGGAATCGCCGCCAATTCGAGATGTGCGGCATCTGTGGCGCCGCCGTCGAAGTCTGA
- a CDS encoding ABC transporter ATP-binding protein — METAAVQATDLVKRYGATTAVAGLSFSAARGAVTALLGPNGAGKTSTVETCEGFRRADGGRVRVLGLDPAADAAALKPRVGVMLQSGGVPTGARAGEWLRLVASFHARPVPPEALLERLGLVSAAQTPFRRLSGGQQQRLSLAAAVVGRPELVFLDEPTAGLDPQARHATWDLIAELRDCGVGVVLTTHYMEEAERLADHVVIIDHGGTVAAGAPGELTDSRQELRFFAGSDLDTAALGAALPDTARIERRGGDGPDRGTGRVGAPARTEYAVTAEEPSGVGPQLLAAVGAWCAANGVSPEGLRVQRRSLEDVFLELTGKDLRES; from the coding sequence ATGGAGACAGCCGCGGTCCAGGCCACTGATCTGGTCAAGCGCTACGGCGCCACCACCGCCGTGGCGGGCCTTTCGTTCTCCGCGGCCCGCGGCGCGGTCACGGCGCTGCTCGGTCCCAACGGCGCAGGAAAGACCAGCACCGTCGAGACCTGCGAGGGCTTCCGGCGGGCCGACGGCGGCCGGGTGCGGGTGCTGGGGCTGGACCCCGCCGCCGACGCCGCCGCGCTGAAACCGCGCGTGGGCGTGATGCTGCAGTCGGGCGGCGTCCCCACCGGCGCCCGCGCCGGCGAGTGGCTGCGCCTGGTGGCCTCCTTCCACGCCCGCCCCGTACCGCCCGAGGCGCTGCTGGAGCGCCTGGGCCTGGTCTCCGCGGCGCAGACGCCGTTCCGGCGCCTCTCCGGCGGGCAGCAGCAGCGGCTCTCGCTGGCCGCGGCCGTGGTCGGGCGCCCCGAGCTCGTCTTCTTGGACGAGCCCACCGCCGGGCTGGACCCCCAGGCCCGACACGCCACCTGGGACCTCATCGCCGAACTGCGCGACTGCGGCGTCGGCGTCGTGCTGACGACCCACTACATGGAGGAGGCCGAGCGCCTCGCCGATCATGTGGTGATCATCGACCACGGGGGCACGGTGGCAGCGGGCGCCCCCGGCGAGCTGACCGACTCCCGCCAGGAGCTGCGCTTCTTCGCGGGCTCCGACCTGGACACCGCCGCGCTGGGCGCGGCCCTGCCCGACACCGCCCGCATCGAGCGGCGCGGCGGCGACGGGCCCGACCGCGGCACCGGCCGCGTCGGCGCACCGGCGCGCACCGAGTACGCCGTCACCGCCGAGGAGCCCTCGGGGGTGGGCCCGCAGCTGCTGGCCGCCGTGGGCGCCTGGTGCGCCGCCAACGGCGTGTCCCCCGAAGGGCTGCGCGTGCAGCGCCGCAGTCTGGAAGACGTCTTCCTCGAACTCACCGGCAAAGACCTGCGCGAATCATGA
- the sufU gene encoding Fe-S cluster assembly sulfur transfer protein SufU codes for MQLDAMYQEIILDHYRNPHNKGLREPHDGEAHHINPTCGDEVTLRVRLAPATEGGGLDGDATVQDVSYDSMGCSISQASASVLTDLLIGRSVDEGMRMLDEFTELMQSRGQAEPDEDVLEDAVAFAGVSKYPARIKCALLAWMAWKDATAQSLETEKEGAS; via the coding sequence ATGCAGCTCGACGCCATGTACCAGGAGATCATCCTGGACCACTACCGCAACCCGCACAACAAGGGGCTGCGGGAGCCGCACGACGGCGAGGCCCACCACATCAACCCCACCTGCGGGGACGAGGTGACGCTGCGCGTGCGGCTCGCGCCCGCCACCGAAGGCGGCGGCCTCGACGGCGACGCCACCGTCCAGGACGTCTCCTACGACAGCATGGGCTGCTCGATCAGCCAGGCGAGCGCCTCGGTGCTCACCGACCTGCTGATCGGGCGCAGCGTGGACGAGGGCATGCGCATGCTCGACGAGTTCACCGAGCTCATGCAATCCAGGGGCCAGGCCGAACCCGACGAGGACGTACTGGAGGATGCGGTGGCCTTCGCCGGCGTGTCCAAATACCCTGCCCGTATCAAATGCGCCCTGCTCGCCTGGATGGCGTGGAAGGACGCGACCGCCCAGTCCCTGGAAACGGAGAAGGAGGGCGCCTCATGA
- the sufB gene encoding Fe-S cluster assembly protein SufB, translated as MTSTAHPELEGLGTYEYGWSDPDEAGASARRGLSEEVVRDISAKKEEPEWMEKLRLKALRLFGKKPLPEWGADLSGIDFDNIKYFVRSTEQQAASWEELPEDIKNTYDKLGIPEAEKQRLVAGVAAQYESEVVYHQIREDLEAQGVLFLDTDTALREHPELFQEYFGTVIPPGDNKFSALNSAVWSGGSFIYVPPNVHVEIPLQAYFRINTENMGQFERTLIIVDEGAYVHYVEGCTAPIYKTDSLHSAVVEIVVKKNARCRYTTIQNWSNNVYNLVTKRAVAYEGATMEWIDGNIGSQVTMKYPAVYLMGEHAKGETLSVAFAGEGQHQDAGSKMVHCAPNTSSTIVSKSVARGGGRASYRGLVQVQEGADHAKSTVKCDALLIDTESRSDTYPYNDIREDDVEMGHEATVSKVSEDQLFYLMSRGLDEDEAMAMIVRGFVEPIARELPMEYALELNRLIELQMEGAVG; from the coding sequence ATGACGTCTACCGCGCACCCCGAGCTCGAAGGGCTCGGCACTTACGAGTACGGCTGGTCCGACCCCGACGAGGCCGGTGCCTCCGCTCGGCGCGGCCTGAGCGAAGAGGTCGTCCGCGACATCTCCGCCAAGAAGGAAGAGCCGGAGTGGATGGAGAAGCTCCGCCTCAAGGCGCTGCGCCTGTTCGGCAAGAAGCCGCTGCCCGAGTGGGGTGCCGATCTGTCGGGGATCGACTTCGACAACATCAAGTACTTCGTGCGGTCCACCGAGCAGCAGGCCGCCTCCTGGGAGGAGCTGCCCGAGGACATCAAGAACACCTACGACAAGCTCGGTATCCCCGAGGCCGAGAAGCAGCGCCTGGTCGCCGGTGTCGCCGCGCAGTACGAGTCCGAAGTCGTCTACCACCAGATCCGCGAGGACCTGGAGGCCCAGGGCGTCCTCTTCCTCGACACCGACACCGCCCTGAGGGAGCACCCGGAGCTCTTCCAGGAGTACTTCGGCACGGTCATCCCGCCCGGTGACAACAAGTTCTCCGCGCTCAACAGCGCCGTGTGGAGCGGCGGGTCCTTCATCTACGTGCCGCCGAACGTCCACGTCGAGATCCCGCTGCAGGCCTACTTCCGCATCAACACCGAGAACATGGGCCAGTTCGAGCGGACGCTGATCATCGTCGACGAGGGCGCCTACGTCCACTACGTCGAGGGCTGCACCGCGCCGATCTACAAGACCGACTCGCTGCACTCGGCGGTCGTCGAGATCGTCGTCAAGAAGAACGCCCGCTGCCGCTACACGACCATCCAGAACTGGTCGAACAACGTCTACAACCTGGTCACCAAGCGCGCCGTCGCCTACGAGGGCGCCACCATGGAGTGGATCGACGGCAACATCGGCTCCCAGGTGACGATGAAGTACCCGGCGGTCTACCTGATGGGCGAGCACGCCAAGGGCGAGACCCTCTCGGTGGCCTTCGCCGGCGAGGGCCAGCACCAGGACGCCGGCTCCAAGATGGTGCACTGCGCGCCCAACACCTCCTCGACCATCGTCTCCAAGTCGGTGGCGCGCGGAGGCGGCCGGGCCTCCTACCGCGGACTCGTCCAGGTGCAGGAGGGCGCCGACCACGCCAAGTCCACGGTGAAGTGCGACGCGCTGCTCATCGACACCGAGAGCCGCTCGGACACATACCCCTACAACGACATCCGCGAGGACGACGTGGAGATGGGCCACGAGGCCACCGTCTCCAAGGTCAGCGAGGACCAGCTCTTCTACCTGATGAGCCGGGGACTCGACGAGGACGAGGCCATGGCGATGATCGTCCGCGGGTTCGTCGAACCCATCGCGCGCGAACTCCCCATGGAATACGCGCTGGAACTCAACCGGCTGATCGAGCTGCAGATGGAAGGAGCGGTCGGTTAA
- a CDS encoding type II toxin-antitoxin system Phd/YefM family antitoxin has product MQNIGIRELQRNPQSVIQQVLESRDEFEITADGRPTGVRLVPDRYEKRRRLSGSDLMEISAMSPLEPGDAAAWRADIENAMDDEVTDPWERT; this is encoded by the coding sequence ATGCAGAACATCGGTATACGCGAACTGCAGCGGAACCCGCAATCGGTGATCCAGCAAGTTCTGGAGAGCCGCGACGAGTTCGAGATCACGGCAGACGGCCGTCCAACCGGTGTCCGGCTCGTCCCGGACCGGTACGAGAAACGACGCCGACTCTCCGGCTCCGACCTCATGGAGATCTCAGCTATGAGTCCGCTGGAGCCGGGCGACGCCGCGGCTTGGCGCGCGGACATCGAAAACGCGATGGACGACGAGGTCACAGACCCGTGGGAGCGGACGTGA
- a CDS encoding metal-sulfur cluster assembly factor, with protein MTEQDTTATAPETSGGEGLAEEISEALKDVIDPELGVNVVDLGLLYGVNVDDGVITLDMTLTSAACPLTDVIEDQASTALDEFEREVKINWVWMPPWGPDKITEDGRDQLRMLGFNV; from the coding sequence ATGACCGAACAGGACACCACCGCCACCGCGCCGGAGACCTCCGGCGGCGAGGGGCTGGCCGAGGAGATCAGCGAGGCGCTGAAGGACGTCATCGACCCCGAGCTGGGCGTCAACGTCGTCGACCTCGGCCTGCTCTACGGGGTCAACGTGGACGACGGGGTCATCACCCTGGACATGACCCTGACCAGCGCGGCCTGCCCGCTGACCGACGTCATCGAGGACCAGGCGAGCACGGCGCTCGACGAGTTCGAGCGCGAGGTCAAGATCAACTGGGTCTGGATGCCGCCGTGGGGCCCGGACAAGATCACCGAGGACGGCCGCGACCAGCTGCGCATGCTCGGATTCAACGTCTGA
- the sufC gene encoding Fe-S cluster assembly ATPase SufC: MTKFEIRGVRADVLIGAEKREEILKGVDLTINSGETHAIMGPNGSGKSTLAYAIAGHPRYEITEGEVLLDGENVLEMSVDERARAGLFLAMQYPVEVPGVSMSNFLRSSVTAVRGEAPKLRAFSKELQETMGNLSIDSSFASRGVNEGFSGGEKKRHEILQLELLKPSMAILDETDSGLDVDALKVVSSGINRARAANDMGVMLITHYTRVLNYIQADYVHVFAGGRVAESGGPELADTLESEGYERFVKAGAAK, from the coding sequence ATGACGAAGTTCGAAATCCGCGGGGTGCGCGCCGACGTGCTGATCGGCGCCGAGAAGCGCGAGGAGATCCTCAAGGGCGTCGACCTCACCATCAACTCCGGCGAGACCCACGCCATCATGGGCCCCAACGGCTCCGGCAAGTCCACCCTCGCCTACGCCATCGCGGGCCACCCGCGCTACGAGATCACCGAGGGCGAGGTCCTGCTCGACGGTGAGAACGTGCTGGAGATGAGCGTCGACGAGCGGGCGCGCGCCGGCCTGTTCCTGGCCATGCAGTACCCCGTCGAGGTGCCGGGCGTGTCCATGTCCAACTTCCTGCGCAGCTCGGTCACCGCCGTGCGCGGCGAGGCGCCCAAGCTCCGCGCCTTCTCCAAGGAGCTGCAGGAGACCATGGGCAACCTGTCCATCGACTCCTCCTTCGCCTCGCGCGGCGTCAACGAGGGCTTCTCCGGCGGCGAGAAGAAGCGCCACGAGATCCTTCAGCTGGAGCTGCTCAAGCCGAGCATGGCCATCCTGGACGAGACCGACTCCGGTCTCGACGTCGACGCCCTGAAGGTCGTCTCCTCCGGCATCAACCGGGCGCGGGCCGCCAACGACATGGGCGTCATGCTCATCACCCACTACACCCGGGTCCTCAACTACATCCAGGCCGACTACGTGCACGTGTTCGCCGGCGGCCGCGTCGCCGAGTCCGGCGGACCCGAGCTGGCGGACACCCTGGAGTCCGAGGGCTACGAGCGTTTCGTGAAGGCAGGCGCAGCGAAGTGA
- a CDS encoding cysteine desulfurase, whose amino-acid sequence MTTSELGRLDVEAVRADFPILARTVRDARPLVYLDSGATSQKPRQVLDAEREFYERHNAAVHRGAHQLAEEATDAYEGARATIASFVGARSDEVVFTKNATEAINLVAYAMSNAATSGPEYARFAVGPGDEIVVTEMEHHANLVPWQQLCQRTGATLRWFPVTPDGRLDQSGIDELINDRTKLVALTHQSNVLGTVNPVTAIAERAHAHGALVLVDAAQSVPHMPVDVTELGVDFLAFSGHKMLGPNGIGVLWGRPELLAAMPPFISGGSMIGVVYMDHTTWADPPQRFEAGVPMAPQAVGLAAACDYLSAVGMDNVLAHEQALTEYALKRVGELPGVRIIGPADNDDRGGAISFTVEDIHPHDVGQVLDDLGVEARVGHHCAWPLHRCFETVATTRATFYLYTTFAEVDALAEGIQFAQRFFGTPAAR is encoded by the coding sequence GTGACGACGAGCGAGCTGGGGCGCCTCGACGTCGAGGCGGTGCGGGCCGACTTCCCGATCCTGGCCCGCACCGTCCGCGACGCGCGCCCGCTGGTGTATCTCGACTCCGGGGCGACCTCGCAGAAGCCCCGGCAGGTACTCGACGCCGAACGGGAGTTCTACGAACGCCACAACGCGGCGGTGCACCGCGGCGCGCACCAGCTCGCCGAGGAGGCCACCGACGCCTACGAGGGCGCCCGCGCCACCATCGCGTCGTTCGTGGGCGCCCGCTCGGACGAGGTGGTGTTCACCAAGAACGCGACCGAGGCCATCAACCTGGTGGCCTACGCCATGAGCAACGCCGCCACCAGCGGGCCCGAGTACGCCCGCTTCGCGGTCGGGCCCGGCGACGAGATCGTGGTCACCGAGATGGAGCACCACGCCAACCTGGTGCCCTGGCAGCAGCTGTGCCAGCGCACCGGCGCGACGCTGCGGTGGTTCCCGGTGACCCCCGACGGCCGGCTGGACCAGAGCGGCATCGACGAGCTGATCAACGACCGCACCAAGCTCGTCGCGCTCACCCACCAGTCCAACGTGCTGGGCACGGTCAACCCGGTCACCGCCATCGCCGAGCGCGCCCACGCGCACGGCGCGCTGGTGCTGGTCGACGCCGCGCAGTCGGTGCCGCACATGCCGGTCGACGTCACCGAGCTGGGCGTGGACTTCCTGGCCTTCTCCGGGCACAAGATGCTCGGGCCCAACGGCATCGGGGTGCTGTGGGGGCGGCCGGAGCTGCTGGCGGCCATGCCGCCGTTCATCTCCGGGGGGTCGATGATCGGGGTGGTCTACATGGACCACACCACCTGGGCCGACCCGCCGCAGCGGTTCGAGGCCGGGGTGCCCATGGCGCCGCAGGCCGTCGGGCTGGCCGCCGCCTGCGACTACCTCAGCGCCGTGGGCATGGACAACGTCCTGGCCCACGAGCAGGCCCTGACCGAGTACGCGCTGAAGCGGGTCGGCGAGCTCCCCGGCGTGCGCATCATCGGTCCGGCGGACAACGACGACCGCGGGGGCGCGATCTCGTTCACGGTCGAGGACATCCACCCGCACGACGTCGGCCAGGTCCTCGACGACCTCGGCGTCGAGGCGCGGGTGGGCCACCACTGCGCCTGGCCGCTGCACCGCTGCTTCGAGACGGTGGCCACCACGCGGGCGACGTTCTACCTGTACACGACGTTCGCAGAGGTCGACGCGCTGGCCGAGGGGATCCAGTTCGCTCAGCGGTTCTTCGGCACGCCGGCGGCACGCTAG
- a CDS encoding non-heme iron oxygenase ferredoxin subunit has translation MSDGYTRACSLSEVPDEGALGVEIDGTPLAVVRSEGEVYAISDICSHAEVNLSEGEVEDGTIECWLHGSCFDLGSGKPINPPATQSVATYAVQIDGDDVLVSLDTQSSKG, from the coding sequence ATGAGTGACGGATACACCCGTGCGTGTTCGCTGAGCGAGGTCCCAGACGAGGGCGCGCTGGGCGTGGAGATCGACGGCACCCCGCTGGCGGTGGTGCGCAGCGAGGGCGAGGTGTACGCGATCAGCGACATCTGCTCCCACGCCGAGGTGAACCTGTCCGAGGGCGAGGTCGAGGACGGGACCATCGAGTGCTGGCTGCACGGGTCCTGCTTCGACCTCGGCTCGGGCAAGCCGATCAACCCGCCGGCGACCCAGTCGGTCGCCACCTACGCAGTGCAGATCGACGGCGACGACGTCCTCGTCTCGCTGGACACCCAGAGTTCAAAAGGCTGA